One window of Pseudomonas sp. FP198 genomic DNA carries:
- a CDS encoding chemotaxis protein CheB, protein MSPMTDRSRPLIEAIVVGASAGGVEALLNIFTPLRKGFTLPVLVVLHLPDERNSQLAQVFRHRLAIPVEEARDKQDIRPGTLYVATPGYHLSIEADRSLSLSLEAPVHHSRPSIDVLFESAADVYGPGLLAVVLTGANSDGAKGLARVKELGGITVVQDPKEAQVSTMPEAALALHEPDHILTLQGIGQLLAGLE, encoded by the coding sequence ATGAGCCCAATGACGGACAGATCCAGGCCCCTGATCGAGGCTATCGTGGTCGGCGCTTCCGCCGGAGGCGTCGAAGCGCTGCTCAACATCTTCACGCCTCTGCGCAAGGGCTTCACCCTGCCTGTCCTCGTGGTGCTGCATTTGCCCGACGAACGCAACAGCCAGTTGGCCCAGGTGTTTCGTCATCGCCTGGCGATACCCGTCGAAGAAGCCCGGGACAAGCAAGACATACGCCCGGGCACCTTGTATGTCGCAACACCCGGATATCATCTGTCGATCGAGGCTGATCGCAGCCTGTCACTGAGCCTTGAAGCGCCGGTGCACCATTCGCGGCCATCGATCGACGTGTTGTTCGAGTCGGCCGCCGATGTCTATGGTCCTGGTCTGCTGGCAGTGGTCTTGACCGGTGCCAACAGTGACGGCGCCAAGGGGTTGGCCAGGGTGAAAGAGCTGGGCGGCATCACCGTCGTCCAGGACCCGAAGGAGGCACAGGTTTCCACCATGCCCGAAGCGGCGCTTGCGTTGCACGAGCCCGACCATATCCTAACTTTACAGGGCATCGGCCAATTGCTGGCCGGGCTGGAATGA
- a CDS encoding response regulator: MSEDAQDVVLIVEDDPSILMVLSAYLSGEGYRVLQAENGEQAFEILASKPHLDMMITDFRLPGGISGVQIAEPAVRLRPDLKVIFISGYAQEVRETDSPITRKAPILDKPFDLDVLQEIMQGMLS; this comes from the coding sequence ATGAGTGAAGATGCGCAAGACGTTGTACTGATTGTCGAGGATGATCCGTCGATCCTGATGGTGCTGTCGGCGTACCTGTCTGGCGAAGGATATCGGGTGCTCCAGGCTGAAAACGGCGAGCAGGCGTTCGAGATTCTGGCGAGCAAGCCTCACTTGGACATGATGATTACCGACTTCCGTCTGCCGGGGGGGATTTCCGGGGTGCAGATCGCCGAGCCTGCGGTGAGGTTGCGTCCAGATCTGAAGGTCATCTTTATCAGTGGGTATGCTCAAGAAGTGCGTGAGACTGACAGCCCTATCACGCGCAAGGCGCCGATTCTGGATAAGCCGTTTGATCTGGATGTGTTGCAGGAGATCATGCAGGGGATGTTGTCGTAG
- a CDS encoding AraC family transcriptional regulator, whose translation MTRTARVTDPSYELMDDHNGLSIIYRQHGFPCPLVRWHFHKEYELHLIVASSGKVFIGDYIGNFSPQSLFLTGPNLPHNWISQVAEDEVVPKRDMLVNFTDELFESGNQVFAELKTLAPLLERAQHGIEFRCKRTIRQAMTLMQRIADAQGMSRLGYFFILMELLAACDDFQLLSGATTPHAADEHSIDRTNRAVDYIFAHYARELPLEEVAEHLGMKPTYFSRVFKQATGRCFIEFVNRLRISKSCELLADGDKPVTDVCFESGFNNISNFNRRFQQLKGMTPSHYRRLAVQRLTEQNQA comes from the coding sequence ATGACCCGAACAGCCAGAGTCACCGACCCTTCCTACGAGTTGATGGACGACCACAACGGGCTGTCCATCATCTATCGCCAGCACGGCTTTCCCTGCCCGCTGGTGCGCTGGCATTTCCACAAGGAATACGAGCTGCACCTGATCGTCGCCAGTTCGGGCAAAGTCTTCATCGGCGACTACATCGGCAATTTTTCTCCGCAGTCGCTGTTCCTTACCGGCCCCAACCTGCCCCACAACTGGATCAGCCAGGTGGCGGAGGACGAAGTGGTGCCCAAGCGCGACATGCTGGTGAACTTCACCGATGAGCTGTTTGAAAGCGGCAACCAGGTGTTCGCCGAGCTCAAGACCCTCGCTCCGCTGCTGGAGCGTGCCCAGCACGGCATCGAATTTCGCTGCAAGCGCACCATCCGCCAGGCCATGACGTTGATGCAACGCATCGCCGACGCCCAGGGCATGAGCCGACTGGGCTATTTTTTCATTCTCATGGAGCTGCTGGCGGCCTGCGACGACTTCCAACTGCTTTCGGGCGCCACCACGCCCCACGCGGCGGACGAGCACAGCATCGACCGCACCAACCGCGCGGTGGATTACATCTTTGCCCACTACGCCAGGGAGTTGCCCCTGGAAGAAGTCGCCGAGCACCTGGGCATGAAACCCACCTATTTCAGCCGGGTTTTCAAGCAAGCCACGGGGCGTTGCTTCATCGAGTTCGTCAACCGACTGCGCATCAGCAAATCCTGCGAGTTGCTGGCCGATGGCGACAAACCGGTGACCGACGTGTGCTTCGAGTCGGGCTTCAACAATATTTCCAACTTCAACCGGCGCTTCCAGCAACTCAAGGGCATGACGCCATCTCATTATCGGCGGCTGGCGGTCCAGCGGCTGACCGAGCAGAACCAGGCCTGA
- a CDS encoding hybrid sensor histidine kinase/response regulator: MPRDIQAKLLIVDDLPENLLALEALIKREDREVFKALSADEALSLLLQHDFALAIIDVQMPGMNGFELAELMRGTEKTRSIPIIFVSAAGRERNYAFTGYESGAVDFLHKPLDTHAVKSKVSVFVELYRQRKAMKEQVLALEQSRREQEQLLQQLQATRGELEQAVRMRDDFMSIVAHEVRTPLNGLILETQLRKMHLARDNASAFTLDKIKAMVERDERQIKSLIRLIEDMLDVSRIRTGKLSIRPTRFNLTALVENLLRNFQPQIAAAECSVSCTAEPMVEGHWDEFRIEQVVSNLLTNALRYGSKSPIEVRVYQTPDHACIEVQDHGIGISEENQKRIFQQFERVSSKAATAGLGLGLFISEQIVTAHGGIITVNSRLNEGALFRVCLPFQKTGERTQPLSGPKVVSAAIDPTKASHE, from the coding sequence ATGCCAAGAGATATTCAAGCCAAACTGCTGATCGTCGATGATCTGCCGGAGAATCTGTTGGCCCTGGAAGCGCTGATCAAGCGCGAAGACCGCGAGGTCTTCAAGGCCTTGTCGGCGGATGAAGCGCTGTCGCTGCTTTTGCAACACGATTTTGCCCTGGCGATCATTGATGTGCAGATGCCGGGCATGAACGGCTTCGAACTCGCAGAGCTGATGCGCGGCACGGAAAAGACCCGCAGTATCCCGATCATTTTTGTCAGTGCCGCCGGCCGCGAGCGCAACTATGCGTTCACGGGCTATGAAAGCGGCGCGGTGGATTTCCTGCATAAGCCGCTGGACACCCACGCGGTCAAAAGCAAGGTCAGCGTGTTCGTCGAGCTCTATCGCCAGCGCAAGGCGATGAAGGAGCAGGTGCTCGCTCTCGAGCAGAGTCGCCGGGAGCAGGAGCAATTGCTCCAGCAGTTGCAAGCCACCCGTGGCGAGCTCGAGCAGGCGGTGCGCATGCGCGACGATTTCATGTCGATCGTCGCCCATGAGGTCCGTACGCCGCTCAACGGCCTGATCCTGGAAACGCAGTTGCGCAAGATGCACCTGGCGCGCGACAACGCTTCGGCGTTCACCCTGGACAAGATCAAGGCGATGGTTGAACGCGATGAGCGCCAGATCAAGAGCCTGATCCGCTTGATCGAGGACATGCTGGACGTGTCCCGGATTCGTACCGGCAAGTTGTCCATCCGTCCGACTCGCTTCAACCTGACGGCGCTGGTGGAGAACCTGCTGCGCAACTTCCAGCCGCAGATCGCTGCCGCCGAATGCTCCGTGAGTTGTACCGCCGAGCCTATGGTGGAAGGGCACTGGGATGAGTTTCGTATCGAGCAGGTGGTCTCGAACCTGCTGACCAACGCGTTGCGTTATGGCAGCAAGAGCCCGATCGAGGTGCGCGTCTACCAGACGCCCGACCACGCCTGCATCGAAGTGCAGGATCACGGTATCGGCATCAGCGAAGAGAACCAGAAGCGCATCTTCCAACAGTTCGAGCGGGTGTCTTCCAAGGCCGCCACCGCTGGCCTGGGGCTGGGCTTGTTCATCTCCGAGCAGATTGTCACCGCCCATGGCGGTATCATCACGGTCAATAGCCGCCTCAACGAAGGGGCGTTGTTTCGCGTTTGTCTGCCTTTTCAGAAAACTGGCGAACGGACGCAACCTCTGAGTGGCCCCAAGGTCGTATCAGCAGCTATTGATCCAACAAAGGCTTCTCATGAGTGA
- a CDS encoding response regulator, translating into MSVPASDTPSTILVVEDDNIVRMLIVDVLEELEYKVLEADGCEQALEFLRNEAQPIALMMTDVGLPVMDGRELAKQAQLARPGLPILFASGYAESIDVPEGMNVIGKPFSIDQLRDKVKKILS; encoded by the coding sequence ATGTCCGTCCCCGCCTCTGACACCCCCTCCACCATCCTGGTAGTCGAAGACGACAACATCGTGCGCATGTTGATCGTCGACGTGCTGGAGGAACTGGAATACAAGGTTTTGGAGGCTGACGGCTGTGAGCAGGCGCTTGAGTTTCTGCGCAATGAAGCTCAGCCCATCGCCCTGATGATGACGGACGTCGGCCTGCCGGTCATGGACGGCCGCGAACTGGCGAAACAGGCCCAACTGGCCAGGCCAGGGCTGCCGATCCTGTTCGCCAGCGGTTACGCCGAAAGCATCGATGTGCCCGAAGGCATGAACGTGATCGGCAAACCCTTCTCCATCGACCAACTACGCGACAAGGTCAAAAAGATTCTTTCTTGA
- a CDS encoding glycosyltransferase, translating to MSHPTATKVLVIGYVWPEPRSSAAGGHVMQLLEAFLGQGWDITFSSPARPGENRADLIALGIREVPIELNSSSFDAFISELAPDVVLFDQYMMEEQFGWRVEKHCPDALRVLETSDLQSLRHARHQRLKDRLKADEAGEDFSDLFAPALREEFELMADTDLAKREIAALYRCDLNLMVSEVEIELLVEHFKVPRELLLWCPLMLDLPEQAFVPFEERANFLSIGNFRHAPNWDAVLWMKNAVWPLIRQRLPGAQLHLYGAYTPPKAAALHNPAQGFHIMNWAEDALQVMSAARICLAPLRFGAGIKGKLIEAMLCGTPSVTTPIGAEAMHAGMPWPGVIAQSAEDIASAAVQLYSDQARWADAQDAGLALLAARFRRQVHGPALIDSINACRADLSRRRRDNFTGSMLRHHQHKSTQYMSQWIEEKNRNS from the coding sequence ATGTCTCATCCCACCGCCACCAAGGTCCTGGTGATCGGCTATGTCTGGCCCGAGCCACGCTCATCGGCGGCCGGTGGGCATGTCATGCAGTTGTTGGAGGCTTTTCTCGGGCAAGGCTGGGACATCACCTTCAGCAGCCCGGCCAGGCCCGGGGAAAACCGCGCCGACCTGATCGCCCTGGGCATCCGCGAGGTACCGATCGAGCTCAATAGCAGCAGTTTCGACGCGTTCATCAGCGAACTCGCGCCCGATGTCGTCCTGTTCGACCAGTACATGATGGAAGAACAGTTTGGCTGGCGAGTCGAGAAGCACTGCCCCGACGCCCTGCGCGTGCTGGAAACCTCCGATCTGCAAAGCCTGCGTCACGCGCGGCACCAGCGCTTGAAGGATCGCTTGAAAGCTGATGAAGCCGGCGAGGATTTCAGCGACCTGTTCGCCCCCGCCCTGCGCGAAGAATTCGAGCTCATGGCCGACACCGACCTGGCCAAACGGGAAATTGCCGCCCTGTATCGATGCGATCTGAACCTGATGGTGTCCGAGGTCGAGATCGAGCTGTTGGTGGAGCACTTCAAGGTGCCCCGTGAACTGTTGCTCTGGTGCCCCTTGATGCTCGACCTGCCTGAGCAAGCCTTCGTACCTTTCGAAGAACGGGCGAACTTCCTCAGCATCGGCAATTTCCGCCATGCACCGAACTGGGACGCCGTACTCTGGATGAAAAATGCCGTGTGGCCGCTGATTCGCCAGCGACTGCCCGGTGCACAGCTGCATCTGTATGGCGCCTACACCCCGCCCAAGGCCGCAGCGCTGCATAACCCGGCCCAAGGCTTCCACATCATGAACTGGGCGGAGGACGCCTTGCAGGTCATGTCCGCGGCGCGCATCTGCCTGGCCCCCCTGCGTTTCGGCGCAGGCATCAAGGGCAAACTGATCGAAGCCATGCTCTGCGGCACGCCCAGCGTCACCACGCCCATCGGTGCCGAAGCCATGCACGCCGGCATGCCTTGGCCCGGTGTCATCGCGCAGAGCGCCGAGGACATTGCCAGCGCCGCCGTGCAGTTGTATAGCGATCAGGCACGCTGGGCCGATGCCCAGGATGCCGGGCTGGCTTTGCTGGCGGCGCGCTTTCGCCGGCAGGTGCACGGCCCGGCGCTGATCGACAGCATCAACGCCTGTCGTGCCGATCTGTCGCGCCGACGCCGGGACAACTTCACCGGCAGCATGCTGCGCCATCATCAGCACAAGAGCACCCAGTACATGTCCCAGTGGATCGAAGAGAAGAACCGCAACAGCTGA
- a CDS encoding response regulator: MSAEPLSERALILAPLGRDSQIALMILKEAGFNGLVCSHLGHLCEELGQGAGLLVISSEALVGPDLETLFQHIEQQPAWSDLPIVLLTHHGGPEQNPVARIGVQLGNVTFLERPFHPVTLVSLVTTALRGRRRQYEARDRLIDLSNSELRLQTTLETLEQQVEERTAQLRHNEEALRQSQKMEAVGQLTGGIAHDFNNMLTGIIGSLELLRRRLARGRTEDLDSLIDLGVTSANRAAGLTHRLLAFSRRQSLDSKAVQMNTLVLSMGELLQRSLNESIRLEMQLDEQLWIAEADPNQLESALLNLVLNARDAMPGGGKLLVQTFNRYLDTGFTDAYTNLEPGDYVVLSVQDSGCGMPESVINRAFDPFFTTKPIGQGTGLGLSMIYGFSKQSRGHVTIDSEVDKGTTVNLYLPRFVGEEIHEPAVATQQAPYAQDGETVLIVEDDAAVRVLVSAVLSELGYAFVEAGDANAAMPILQSNQRIDLLISDVGLPGMNGRQLAEIGRQIRPDLKVLFITGYAEHAAVRGGFLDPGMQMITKPFTFDLLTAKVREMIKV, from the coding sequence ATGTCGGCCGAGCCACTGTCCGAGCGGGCGCTGATTCTCGCGCCGCTGGGACGGGACAGCCAGATTGCCCTCATGATTCTCAAGGAAGCCGGTTTCAACGGCCTCGTTTGCAGTCACCTGGGCCATTTGTGCGAAGAATTGGGGCAAGGTGCCGGGCTTTTGGTGATCTCATCGGAAGCCCTCGTCGGACCGGATCTGGAAACCCTGTTCCAGCACATCGAACAGCAGCCGGCCTGGTCCGATTTACCCATTGTCCTGCTGACTCATCACGGCGGCCCGGAGCAGAACCCCGTGGCACGCATCGGCGTGCAGCTGGGCAACGTGACGTTCCTGGAGCGCCCGTTCCATCCGGTGACGCTCGTCAGCCTGGTGACCACGGCGCTGCGCGGACGCCGCAGGCAATACGAAGCGCGGGACCGGCTGATCGATCTGAGCAACAGCGAGCTGCGCCTGCAAACGACCCTCGAAACCCTGGAACAACAGGTCGAGGAGCGCACCGCCCAGCTGCGTCATAACGAAGAAGCTCTGCGCCAGTCACAGAAAATGGAAGCGGTCGGCCAACTCACCGGCGGCATCGCCCATGACTTCAACAACATGCTCACCGGCATCATCGGTAGCCTCGAATTGCTGCGCCGACGCCTGGCCCGCGGCCGCACCGAAGACCTCGACAGCCTGATCGACCTGGGTGTGACCTCGGCCAATCGGGCGGCTGGCCTGACGCATCGGCTGCTGGCTTTTTCCCGGCGGCAATCGCTGGACTCCAAGGCTGTGCAAATGAACACGCTGGTGCTGTCCATGGGCGAGTTGCTGCAACGCAGCCTCAACGAGAGCATCCGCCTGGAGATGCAACTGGACGAACAGCTGTGGATCGCCGAAGCCGATCCCAATCAACTGGAAAGCGCCCTGCTCAACCTGGTACTCAACGCCCGCGATGCGATGCCGGGTGGCGGCAAACTGCTGGTGCAGACGTTCAATCGATACCTGGACACCGGCTTCACCGATGCCTACACCAACCTTGAGCCCGGGGACTACGTGGTGTTAAGCGTGCAGGACAGCGGTTGCGGCATGCCCGAATCGGTGATTAACCGCGCGTTCGATCCGTTCTTCACGACCAAGCCTATCGGCCAGGGCACCGGCCTGGGCCTTTCGATGATCTATGGCTTCAGCAAGCAGTCCCGTGGCCACGTGACCATCGACAGCGAGGTCGACAAAGGCACCACCGTGAACCTTTATCTGCCGCGCTTTGTGGGCGAGGAGATACACGAACCGGCCGTCGCCACCCAGCAGGCGCCTTATGCGCAGGATGGCGAAACCGTGCTCATCGTCGAAGATGATGCGGCGGTGCGGGTGCTGGTCAGCGCAGTGCTGAGCGAGTTGGGCTACGCCTTCGTCGAGGCCGGCGACGCAAACGCGGCGATGCCGATCCTGCAATCGAACCAGCGCATCGACCTGTTGATCAGCGATGTGGGCCTGCCCGGCATGAATGGGCGGCAACTGGCGGAAATCGGCCGGCAGATCCGCCCCGATCTCAAAGTGCTGTTCATCACCGGCTACGCCGAACACGCGGCCGTGCGCGGCGGTTTCCTCGACCCTGGCATGCAGATGATCACCAAACCATTCACGTTTGATCTGTTGACGGCGAAGGTACGGGAGATGATCAAGGTTTGA
- a CDS encoding protein-glutamate O-methyltransferase CheR, which yields MERNTDIELRLLIEAIYLKYSYDFRDYSGASIKRRVLHALNQFECKTISALQERVLHDPGAFMQLLQLLAIPVSEMFRDPAHFLAIREEVVPLLKTYPSIKIWIAGCSTGEEVYSMAILLHEEGLLDRTLIYATDINPRSLEKAKQGIFSLENVRAYTQNYQLAGGRRSFADYYTAAYDYAMFDKTLRQNVTFADHSLATDSVFSETQLISCRNVLIYFNKKLQDRAFGLFHESLCHRGFLVLGSKETLDFSAFGKQFEPLVKQERIYRKL from the coding sequence GTGGAACGAAACACTGACATCGAACTTCGTTTGTTGATCGAAGCGATCTATCTGAAGTACAGCTACGACTTTCGTGACTATTCCGGCGCCTCCATCAAGCGTCGGGTCCTGCATGCGTTGAATCAGTTCGAATGCAAGACCATCTCGGCCTTGCAAGAGCGCGTGCTGCACGACCCGGGCGCGTTCATGCAATTGCTCCAACTGCTGGCGATTCCGGTCAGCGAGATGTTTCGCGACCCTGCGCACTTCCTGGCCATTCGCGAGGAAGTGGTGCCGCTGCTCAAGACCTATCCGTCGATCAAGATCTGGATCGCCGGCTGCAGCACCGGTGAAGAGGTCTACTCCATGGCGATCCTGCTGCACGAAGAAGGGCTGTTGGACCGTACGCTGATCTACGCCACGGACATCAACCCGCGGTCACTGGAGAAAGCCAAGCAAGGCATTTTTTCCCTGGAAAATGTCCGGGCCTACACCCAGAATTACCAGCTCGCCGGAGGCCGGCGTTCGTTTGCCGACTACTACACGGCCGCCTACGATTACGCCATGTTCGACAAAACCCTGCGTCAGAACGTGACCTTTGCCGATCACAGCCTGGCGACGGACAGTGTATTTTCTGAAACTCAATTGATTTCATGTCGTAACGTATTGATTTATTTTAATAAAAAGCTGCAAGATCGCGCATTCGGACTGTTTCATGAGTCCCTTTGCCATCGTGGTTTCCTGGTGCTGGGCAGTAAGGAAACACTGGACTTTTCGGCTTTCGGCAAGCAATTCGAGCCGCTGGTCAAACAGGAACGGATCTATCGCAAGTTATGA
- a CDS encoding response regulator: MTPSSSVDEQSFRKLLSRNISLPLGMGALSAVFFIVLITYLLSVIQWVGHTDRVINNANEALKLSVDLETGMRGYLLSGDEHFLDPYEVAKPRIAVALDTLLELTADNPVQTDRLRKVQALQTEWANYAQSMIDLQRSSGDYRGAVKKGRGKRLTDEIRTTFEDIVATEQQLRAERNEQVRTTTLWSIALYLLFVAAISGLLAYVGRRDLLALSSNYSASLKVQQESALHLEKQAWLRNGQTQLAEQVLGQLTLNLLGRNILQFCAQYLGSVVAALYAREENGVLKRIATYGMSREDDEQHQVVMDGEGIVGQAVRQGRLIHLDDVPRDYLKVSSGLGQGLPNCVMVVPTRDDDRINGVIELGFLRPLTGRDTELLELVAGNIGTSIEAARYRQRLQEVLAETQQLNEELQVQQEELKTANEELEEQSRILKESQAHLEAQQQELEQTNEQLAEQRDAMDQKNSELNLAQIQLQERAEELQRSSKYKSEFLANMSHELRTPLNSSLILSKLLAENPQKNLSDEQVKFAESIYSAGNDLLNLINDILDISKVEAGKLEVRPENTSVPRLVEGLRDMFKPLAADKGLSFEVQLQPGAPSMLYTDRQRLEQVLKNLLSNAVKFTEQGSVCLTVTGQPGSGIAFMVRDSGIGIAADQQQSIFEAFRQADGTTNRRYGGTGLGLSISRDLATLLGGSISVSSEPGQGSVFTLVMPERYVEPGEAPVEPMAFTPTTTAPAPARVPAPALIAEVETPVPQFADDRDKAPFDTRCILVIEDEPKFARILFDLAHELGYQCLVAHGADEGFDLALQLSPDAILLDMRLPDHSGLTVLQRLKEQAQTRHIPVHVISVEDRVEAAMHMGAIGYAVKPTTREELKDVFARLEAKLTQKVKRVLLVEDDDLQRDSITRLIGDDDIEITAVGLAQQALDLLRTHVYDCMIIDLKLPDMLGNDLLKRMSSEEICSFPPVIVYTGRNLTRDEEAELRKYSRSIIIKGARSPERLLDEVTLFLHKVESRLSHERQRMLQTARSRDKVFEGRKVLLVDDDVRNIFALTSALEAKGAVVVIGRNGYEAIERLNEVEDIDLVLMDVMMPEMDGFEATALIRKDPRWRKLPIIAVTAKAMKDDQERCLAAGSNDYLAKPIDLDRLFSLIRVWLPNMERI, translated from the coding sequence ATGACTCCTTCGTCTTCGGTCGACGAACAAAGTTTTCGTAAACTCCTGAGCCGCAATATCAGCCTGCCACTGGGCATGGGCGCACTCAGCGCGGTGTTTTTCATCGTGTTGATCACTTATCTGCTGTCGGTGATCCAGTGGGTCGGGCACACCGACAGGGTCATCAACAATGCCAATGAAGCGCTGAAGCTGAGCGTCGATCTGGAAACCGGCATGCGCGGTTACCTGCTGAGCGGCGATGAGCATTTCCTCGACCCTTACGAGGTGGCCAAGCCGCGCATCGCCGTGGCGCTGGATACATTGTTGGAACTGACAGCCGACAATCCCGTCCAGACCGATCGCCTGCGTAAGGTCCAGGCACTGCAGACGGAATGGGCCAACTATGCCCAGAGCATGATCGACCTGCAGCGCAGCAGCGGTGATTACCGCGGTGCGGTGAAGAAGGGGCGTGGCAAACGGCTGACGGACGAGATCCGCACGACCTTCGAAGACATCGTCGCAACCGAGCAGCAGTTGCGCGCCGAGCGCAACGAGCAGGTGCGTACCACCACGCTCTGGAGCATTGCCCTGTATTTGCTCTTCGTCGCAGCCATCAGCGGGTTGCTGGCTTACGTGGGGCGGCGCGATCTGCTGGCCCTGTCGAGCAACTACAGCGCGAGCCTGAAAGTCCAGCAAGAAAGCGCCCTGCATCTGGAAAAGCAGGCGTGGTTGCGCAACGGCCAGACTCAACTGGCCGAGCAGGTGCTCGGCCAACTGACGCTGAATCTGTTGGGGCGCAACATCCTGCAGTTCTGCGCCCAGTACCTGGGCAGCGTCGTTGCCGCGCTGTATGCGCGGGAAGAAAACGGCGTGCTCAAGCGCATCGCCACCTATGGCATGTCCCGGGAAGACGACGAACAACACCAGGTGGTCATGGACGGCGAGGGCATCGTCGGACAGGCCGTACGCCAAGGACGACTCATCCATCTGGATGACGTGCCACGCGATTATCTCAAGGTCAGCTCAGGGCTCGGCCAAGGGCTGCCCAACTGCGTGATGGTGGTGCCGACCCGTGACGACGACCGCATCAATGGTGTCATCGAGCTGGGCTTCCTGCGTCCCCTGACCGGGCGGGACACCGAGTTGCTGGAACTGGTCGCCGGCAACATCGGTACCTCCATCGAGGCGGCCCGGTACCGTCAGCGTCTGCAAGAAGTACTGGCCGAAACCCAGCAACTCAACGAAGAGCTGCAGGTGCAGCAGGAAGAACTCAAGACGGCCAACGAAGAGCTCGAAGAACAGTCGCGCATCCTCAAGGAATCCCAGGCCCACCTGGAAGCCCAGCAACAGGAGCTGGAGCAGACCAACGAGCAGTTGGCCGAGCAGCGCGACGCCATGGACCAGAAGAACAGCGAGTTGAACCTGGCCCAGATCCAGTTGCAGGAGCGCGCCGAAGAGCTGCAGCGTTCGAGCAAGTACAAGTCCGAGTTCCTCGCCAATATGTCCCATGAGCTGCGCACGCCGCTGAACAGCTCGTTGATCCTGTCCAAGCTGCTGGCGGAGAACCCGCAGAAGAACCTCAGCGACGAACAGGTCAAGTTTGCCGAATCGATCTACTCCGCCGGCAATGACTTGCTGAACCTGATCAACGACATCCTGGACATTTCCAAGGTCGAGGCCGGAAAACTCGAGGTGCGCCCGGAAAACACCAGCGTGCCTCGCCTGGTCGAAGGGCTGCGGGACATGTTCAAGCCGTTGGCGGCCGACAAGGGCCTGAGTTTCGAGGTGCAGTTGCAGCCTGGCGCGCCGTCGATGCTGTATACCGATCGCCAGCGCCTGGAGCAGGTGCTCAAGAACCTTTTGTCCAATGCGGTGAAGTTCACCGAGCAGGGTTCCGTCTGCCTGACCGTCACCGGCCAGCCTGGCTCGGGTATCGCGTTCATGGTGCGCGATTCGGGGATCGGCATCGCCGCCGACCAGCAGCAGAGTATTTTCGAGGCGTTCCGCCAGGCCGACGGCACCACCAATCGGCGTTACGGCGGCACCGGCCTGGGACTGTCGATTTCCCGCGACCTGGCGACGTTGCTCGGCGGCTCGATCTCGGTCTCCAGCGAGCCGGGGCAGGGCAGTGTGTTCACGCTGGTAATGCCTGAGCGTTATGTCGAGCCAGGGGAGGCGCCTGTCGAACCGATGGCGTTCACCCCGACGACCACTGCCCCGGCCCCGGCCCGTGTGCCGGCTCCGGCACTGATCGCCGAGGTGGAAACTCCTGTCCCGCAGTTCGCCGATGACCGGGACAAGGCGCCTTTCGATACCCGTTGCATTCTGGTTATCGAAGACGAACCGAAGTTCGCCCGGATCCTGTTCGATCTGGCCCATGAACTCGGCTACCAATGCCTGGTTGCCCATGGCGCTGACGAAGGCTTTGACCTGGCCTTGCAACTGAGCCCGGACGCGATCCTGCTGGACATGCGCCTGCCGGACCATTCCGGGCTGACCGTGTTGCAGCGGCTCAAGGAGCAGGCCCAGACCCGGCACATCCCGGTGCACGTCATTTCCGTCGAGGACCGCGTCGAAGCGGCGATGCACATGGGCGCCATCGGTTATGCCGTCAAACCGACGACCCGAGAAGAGCTCAAGGATGTTTTCGCACGCCTGGAAGCCAAGTTGACCCAGAAGGTCAAGCGCGTGCTGCTGGTGGAAGACGATGACTTGCAGCGCGACAGCATTACCCGGCTGATCGGCGACGATGACATCGAGATCACCGCCGTCGGCCTGGCGCAGCAGGCCCTGGACCTGCTGCGCACGCATGTCTATGACTGCATGATCATCGATCTCAAGCTGCCGGATATGCTCGGCAATGATTTGCTCAAGCGCATGTCCAGCGAAGAGATCTGCTCGTTTCCGCCGGTGATCGTCTACACCGGGCGCAACCTGACCCGTGATGAAGAAGCCGAACTGCGCAAATATTCGCGCTCGATCATCATCAAGGGCGCGCGCTCGCCGGAACGCCTGCTGGACGAAGTCACACTCTTTCTGCACAAAGTCGAATCGCGGTTGTCCCATGAACGACAGCGGATGCTGCAGACCGCCCGCAGCCGCGACAAGGTTTTCGAAGGCCGCAAGGTGCTGCTGGTGGACGACGATGTGCGCAACATTTTCGCCCTGACCAGCGCCCTGGAGGCGAAAGGCGCCGTCGTGGTCATCGGCCGTAACGGTTACGAAGCGATCGAACGCCTGAACGAAGTCGAGGATATCGATCTGGTGCTGATGGACGTGATGATGCCCGAAATGGACGGCTTTGAAGCCACCGCGCTGATCCGCAAGGACCCCCGCTGGCGCAAGTTGCCGATCATCGCCGTGACCGCCAAGGCCATGAAGGATGACCAGGAGCGTTGCCTGGCGGCGGGCTCCAACGATTACCTGGCCAAGCCGATCGACCTGGATCGGCTGTTCTCACTGATTCGCGTGTGGTTGCCGAATATGGAAAGAATCTAG